ATTGCTGTACGCATTCAAGGGCGACCAGTCCGAAGGGCCGGCCGCGCAGAACCGCGGCGGCGCGCTCACCTATGCGAACGGACCGCTCTATGTGTCGGCATCGTTCAACCAGACGTGGTGCGATCCGTCGGCCGGCGCGTGCACCGACACCACGACGCGCACCGACTCGTTCGGCGCGGCGATGATCTACGACATGGGCCGTTATGCGGTGTCCGCGTCGTGGCAGCTGTTCGACCCGCGCTATGCGCAGGACTTCGTCGCGCGCGAGTATTCGCTCGGCTCGCTCGCGCGCTTCGGCGCGCACATGTTCCGCGGCTCGCTCGTCTATCGCGACGTCACGCAGACCGCGAACCATGCGGTCGGCCTCCAGATCGGCGACGACTATTTCCTGTCGAAGCGCACCGCGCTGTATGCGCGCGTGTCGGTCATCAAGAACGCGGCGAACTCGCAGATGACGAACGACCTGTACGGCAGCGGGCCGCTGCCCGCGAAGGGCGCGTCGGTGACGGACTTCGCGCTCGGCGTGTATCACAACTTCTGATCGCGCCCGGCGGCAAGCGGGCGAAAAAAAGGCGTGCCGCACGGCACGCCTTTTTTCAGTCCGAGACCAGAACGGATCAAGCTTCGAGCTGTTCCAGCACCTTCCCCTTCGTCTCGATGCCGAGGAAATGCACGACGATCGCCGCCGCGAACGGCACCGCCGCGAGGATGTAGAACGCGACGTCGAGATTGCCGCCGACCATCGTCTTCGAGACGATCGCCGGCGCGAAGATCGCGGCCACTTTCAGCCATGCGCCGCCGACGCCGCAGCCGAGCGCGCGGATGCTGGTCGGATACAGTTCCGGCGTGTACACGTAAGCCGTGATGAAACCGCTCGCGAGGAAGCCGAGCGCGAACGCGCTGAACGTCGCGACCACGTACACCGACATCGCATGGCACACGCCGGCCAGCGCGAGCGACACGGCACACAGCACGAACGACACGTTGATGATCGGCTTGCGCCCGACCTTGTCCACCAGCAGCGCGCATACGAGCGACCCGACGACGCCGAGCACCGACGCGGCCACCGCGAGGTTCAGCGCGAGTTGCAGCGGTGCGTGATAGAGGGTGCGATAGATCGTCGGCAGCCACGTGGACAGCCCGTACTGGATGAAGCCGCAGGTGATCCACAGCATCGCGACCGCGAGCGTGCGCTTCAGATACGCGGGGCCGAACAGGTCCTTCATCCGGCGCTTCGGATGGCGGTTCGCCAGTTCGTCGAATTCCGCCGCGTGCGCGACCGGCGCGAGCGGCCCCTTCGCGGAACGCTCGAACACGGTCATCGCGTTGTCGGCGTCGCCGAGGCGCTCGCGTTCCGCGAGCCAGCGCGGCGATTCCGGCACGAGACGGCGCAGCACGAAGAACAGCACCAGCGGCAGCCCGCCGATGAAGTACATCGCCTCCCAGCCGAAACGCGGCACGACCCACGCGCCGAGCGCGTTCGACGCGAGCAGCCCGATCGGGAACACGATCTCGTACAGCAGCACGAAGCGGCCTCGCCCATGCGCGCGGCTGATCTCGTTGATGTACGTGGCCGCGACCGGCAGTTCGCCGCCGAGACCGAAACCCTGCACGACGCGCAGCGCGGCGAACGCCGCGAAGGTCGGCGCGAACCCGCACAGAATGCTCGTCACGCCGATGATCCCCGAACTCCACGCAATCGCGCGCACGCGGCCATGACGCTCCGCGAGCCACGGGAACAGGAACGCGCCGAACAACTGGCCGACCGATCCCGAGGCGATCAGGAAGCCGATTTCCCACGGCGTCAAATGCCACTTCTGGATCAGGATCGGCAGCGTCGCCGCGATCGCGATCACGTCGAAGCCGTCGAAGAACGTCGCGAGCCCGATCAGCACGCGCGCGCGAATCTGCATCGCGTTGGTCGGCATCCGTTCGAGCCGCGCGATGATGGAGCCCCGGGTGACAGGTCCGCTGACACCCGCCCCGCCTCGATGTTCGATGATGTTGTCGATGGTTCTCATGCCTGGTGTCTCTGCCGTCAAAAAGGGGGGGAGTTACGCGAGAGCCTTGCTGGCGTCGGTCAGTGTCGCGAGATCGACCGGCCGCCCCTGCTGCATCCATTTGCGCGCGAGCTTCAGGTCGCGCGCGGCGTTGATCGCGATCGCGCCGCGCAGCGCGCCGTCCTTCACGCAGAACAGCGTCGCGCGTTTATCGGCGAGACTGCCGCGCACCGCGAGGTCCGCATCCGTCGGCAGGTCGCCGAGGATCTGGAGGTTCACGTCGTACTGATCGGACCAGAACCATGGAATGTCCGCATACGGCTCGGCCTTGCCGAGCAGCGCCTTCGCGGCCGCGATCGCCTGGTTCTGCGCGTTCGCCCACGATTCGAGCCGCACGCGGCGGCCGAGCCACGCGTTCGGATGGTTCGCGACGTCGCCGCACGCGAACACGTTCGGGTCGGCCGTCGCGCCGTATTCGTCGACGACGATGCCGTCCGCGACCGGCAGCCCCGCCGCCTCGGCGAGCGCCGTGTGCGGCGCGAGGCCGATGCCGGCGACCGCGAAGTCCGCGTCGAGCACGGAGCCGTCCGCGAGCGTCGCGCGCACGCGTTGCGGGTCGTCCGGGTGGTCCTCGATCGACGCGAGCGCCGCGCCGACGCGCACGTCCACGCCGTGCGAACGATGCAGGTCGAGCAGGAACTGCGACACGACCGGCGGCAGCGAACGCGCGCACAGTCGCGGCGCGCCTTCGACCACGGTCGCTTCGACGCCGAGCTTGCGCGCGGTCGCCGCGACTTCGAGGCCGATCCAGCCGCCGCCGATCACGAGCACGCGGCGGCTGCCGCGCAGCCTCTCGCCGAGCGCCACGGCTTCGTCGAGCGTGCGCAGACAGGTGACGTGCCGCGTTCTGACAAGCGCATCCGGCAAGCGGCGCGCCGCGCCGCCGGTCGCGATCACCAGCCGGTCGTATTCGACCTCGCGGCCCGAGCGCGTGCGCACGATGCGCGCCGCGCGGTCGATCGACGTCGCGCAGTCCGGTTGCCACGCTTCGACATCAAGGCCCGCGAATTCGTCGGGCTTCACGATCCGCACCGTGTCGATATCCGCTTCGCCCGCGAGCACCGCCTTCGACAGCGGCGGGCGCTCGTACGGCAGATGGGCTTCGTCCGCGATCATCACGAGGCGGCCGTCGAAGCCTTCCTTGCGCAGCGTCTTCACG
The Paraburkholderia caballeronis genome window above contains:
- a CDS encoding MFS transporter; amino-acid sequence: MRTIDNIIEHRGGAGVSGPVTRGSIIARLERMPTNAMQIRARVLIGLATFFDGFDVIAIAATLPILIQKWHLTPWEIGFLIASGSVGQLFGAFLFPWLAERHGRVRAIAWSSGIIGVTSILCGFAPTFAAFAALRVVQGFGLGGELPVAATYINEISRAHGRGRFVLLYEIVFPIGLLASNALGAWVVPRFGWEAMYFIGGLPLVLFFVLRRLVPESPRWLAERERLGDADNAMTVFERSAKGPLAPVAHAAEFDELANRHPKRRMKDLFGPAYLKRTLAVAMLWITCGFIQYGLSTWLPTIYRTLYHAPLQLALNLAVAASVLGVVGSLVCALLVDKVGRKPIINVSFVLCAVSLALAGVCHAMSVYVVATFSAFALGFLASGFITAYVYTPELYPTSIRALGCGVGGAWLKVAAIFAPAIVSKTMVGGNLDVAFYILAAVPFAAAIVVHFLGIETKGKVLEQLEA
- a CDS encoding NAD(P)/FAD-dependent oxidoreductase, coding for MSAPQASASVAAPRTVVVIGGGQAAGWVVKTLRKEGFDGRLVMIADEAHLPYERPPLSKAVLAGEADIDTVRIVKPDEFAGLDVEAWQPDCATSIDRAARIVRTRSGREVEYDRLVIATGGAARRLPDALVRTRHVTCLRTLDEAVALGERLRGSRRVLVIGGGWIGLEVAATARKLGVEATVVEGAPRLCARSLPPVVSQFLLDLHRSHGVDVRVGAALASIEDHPDDPQRVRATLADGSVLDADFAVAGIGLAPHTALAEAAGLPVADGIVVDEYGATADPNVFACGDVANHPNAWLGRRVRLESWANAQNQAIAAAKALLGKAEPYADIPWFWSDQYDVNLQILGDLPTDADLAVRGSLADKRATLFCVKDGALRGAIAINAARDLKLARKWMQQGRPVDLATLTDASKALA